The Pantoea vagans genome includes a window with the following:
- a CDS encoding Na+/H+ antiporter gives MEIFFTILIMTLVVSLSGVAARILPFQIPLPLVQIAAGALLAVPSFGLHVDFDPELFLVLFIPPLLFADGWKTPINEFLHHGREIIGLALVLVLITVVGIGYLIYWLVPGIPLIPAFALAAVLSPTDAVALSGIVGEGRIPKKIMSIVQGEALMNDASGLVSLKFAVAVAMGTMVFTWGGASIEFLKVAVGGLIAGVAVCWLYGRSLRLLSRWSGDDPATQTVLLLLLPFASYLIAEHLGVSGILAAVAAGMTITRSGIIRQAPLAMRLRANSVWQMLEFVFNGMVFLMLGLQLPDILETSVAQANADPNVELWMLFTDVALVYVALMLVRFGWLWIMQRTSLRFLKKKPLEFSNYSLRELLIASFAGVRGAITLAGVLSIPLFLSNGEPFPARYELVFIATGVILFSLFVGVILLPILLRGMESTDKSGHRREIQFARAAMANVAIESLHKMEQRLENDTEENIDPELLKEVSLRVIGNLRRRVVGKDEVEQALFAENLERRFRLNALRAERAEVYHLRATQEISNETMQKLLRDLDLLEALLIEKEE, from the coding sequence ATGGAAATCTTCTTTACCATTCTCATTATGACGCTGGTGGTGTCACTCTCCGGCGTTGCGGCACGCATACTGCCGTTCCAAATCCCGCTGCCACTGGTACAAATTGCTGCAGGTGCACTGCTGGCTGTACCGAGCTTTGGTCTGCACGTGGATTTTGACCCTGAACTGTTCCTCGTGCTGTTCATTCCGCCGTTGCTGTTTGCCGATGGCTGGAAAACGCCGATTAATGAATTTCTTCATCACGGACGCGAAATCATCGGCCTGGCGCTGGTGTTAGTGCTGATTACCGTGGTGGGGATCGGTTACCTGATTTACTGGCTGGTGCCCGGTATCCCGCTGATCCCGGCGTTTGCGCTGGCGGCGGTCCTGTCACCCACCGATGCCGTGGCGCTCTCCGGCATTGTGGGGGAAGGGCGCATCCCGAAAAAAATCATGTCGATTGTGCAGGGCGAAGCCTTGATGAACGACGCATCGGGCCTGGTCTCGCTGAAGTTTGCTGTCGCCGTAGCAATGGGCACCATGGTATTTACCTGGGGCGGGGCCAGCATTGAGTTTCTTAAGGTGGCCGTCGGCGGCCTGATTGCGGGTGTGGCCGTCTGTTGGCTGTATGGCCGTTCGCTGCGCTTACTGAGCCGCTGGAGCGGAGACGATCCGGCTACGCAAACGGTACTGCTGCTGTTACTGCCGTTCGCCTCTTATCTGATCGCTGAACACCTTGGCGTATCAGGTATCCTTGCTGCAGTGGCGGCGGGTATGACCATCACCCGTTCTGGCATTATCCGTCAGGCACCGTTAGCCATGCGTCTGCGCGCCAACAGCGTATGGCAGATGCTGGAGTTCGTGTTCAACGGCATGGTGTTCCTGATGCTGGGCTTGCAATTGCCCGACATCCTTGAAACTTCGGTGGCGCAGGCGAATGCCGATCCAAATGTTGAACTCTGGATGCTGTTCACCGACGTCGCGCTGGTGTATGTCGCATTGATGTTAGTGCGCTTTGGCTGGTTGTGGATCATGCAGCGCACCAGCTTGCGTTTCCTGAAGAAGAAGCCGCTGGAGTTCTCTAACTACTCGCTGCGTGAGTTGTTGATTGCCTCCTTCGCGGGCGTGCGCGGAGCAATTACGCTGGCCGGTGTGTTGTCAATTCCGCTGTTCCTCAGCAATGGTGAACCTTTCCCAGCGCGCTATGAGTTGGTGTTTATCGCCACAGGCGTAATCCTGTTCTCGCTGTTTGTTGGCGTCATTCTATTGCCGATTCTGCTGCGCGGAATGGAAAGCACCGACAAATCCGGGCACCGTCGTGAAATCCAGTTTGCGCGGGCAGCGATGGCGAATGTGGCCATTGAAAGCCTGCACAAAATGGAACAGCGACTGGAAAACGATACCGAAGAGAATATCGATCCTGAATTGCTGAAAGAGGTCAGTCTGCGGGTGATCGGCAACTTACGCCGTAGGGTGGTGGGTAAGGATGAGGTTGAACAGGCCCTGTTTGCTGAGAACCTGGAGCGCCGCTTCCGCCTGAACGCGCTGCGTGCTGAGCGCGCCGAAGTTTACCACTTGCGTGCCACGCAGGAGATCTCGAATGAGACGATGCAGAAACTGCTGCGCGATCTCGACCTGCTGGAAGCACTGCTGATAGAGAAAGAAGAGTAG
- a CDS encoding YfaZ family outer membrane protein, whose protein sequence is MFKQLVTGSVLGLALLSSGAQAIEGSVDVGEHSTNLNLGLGTTSPGLFLKGNWLRSDHDGSTYGAGLGYNIDVGDFRIAPTAKALFTHPEDGRDGFTVALGAGAQYNFNSMWGLYGEYYYAPEAFSDRLDSYKEASGGLSFTPISLLNLRVGYQYIELNNKGDRKDNVLVDGPYVGASLRF, encoded by the coding sequence ATGTTTAAGCAACTTGTTACTGGAAGCGTATTGGGTCTGGCACTGCTGAGCAGCGGCGCGCAGGCCATCGAGGGCAGTGTTGACGTGGGTGAGCACAGCACCAACCTGAACCTTGGCCTCGGTACAACCTCACCTGGCCTGTTCCTGAAAGGCAACTGGCTGCGCAGCGATCATGACGGCAGCACTTACGGCGCGGGCTTGGGTTACAACATCGATGTGGGTGATTTCCGCATTGCGCCAACCGCCAAAGCGCTGTTTACCCATCCTGAAGATGGTCGTGACGGTTTCACTGTCGCTCTGGGTGCCGGTGCGCAGTACAACTTCAACAGCATGTGGGGCCTGTACGGCGAATACTACTATGCGCCAGAAGCGTTCTCTGATCGTCTGGATAGCTATAAAGAAGCATCCGGCGGCCTGAGCTTCACCCCGATTTCACTGCTGAACCTGCGTGTGGGTTACCAGTACATTGAGCTGAACAACAAAGGCGACCGTAAAGACAACGTGCTGGTCGATGGCCCGTACGTGGGCGCGTCACTGCGTTTCTGA
- the soxS gene encoding superoxide response transcriptional regulator SoxS, translating to MMQQEIIHSLTHWIDENLDKALSIDEVAAKSGYSKWHLQRMFRTVTKQTLGGYIRERRLTLAAEALRQTQRPVFDIAMQYGYDSQQTFSRVFRRQFSQTPTAYRHNMRRQAMIQRPRLLSFDCSESMNSFAQRTTGECCPVR from the coding sequence ATGATGCAACAGGAAATCATTCATTCACTGACTCACTGGATCGATGAGAATCTGGATAAGGCGCTGTCGATCGATGAAGTCGCGGCAAAATCAGGCTACTCAAAATGGCACCTGCAGCGTATGTTCCGTACCGTGACGAAACAAACGCTGGGTGGCTATATTCGCGAGCGTCGTTTGACGCTGGCAGCTGAAGCCCTGCGCCAGACGCAACGTCCGGTGTTCGATATTGCGATGCAGTACGGTTACGACTCACAGCAGACTTTCTCGCGTGTGTTTCGCCGTCAGTTTTCGCAAACGCCAACCGCTTATCGCCACAATATGCGCCGTCAGGCGATGATCCAGCGCCCACGCCTGCTGAGTTTTGATTGCAGTGAAAGCATGAACAGTTTTGCCCAGCGTACTACTGGCGAGTGTTGCCCGGTCCGCTAA
- a CDS encoding NCS2 family permease, with the protein MSGESRPASGKLDAWFNISARGSSVRQEVLAGLTTFLAMVYSVIVVPGMLGKAGFSPTAVFVATCLVASFGSIIMGLWANLPMAIGCAISLTAFTAFSLVLGQHISVPVALGAVFLMGLLFTLISVTGIRAWILRNLPMGVAHGTGVGIGLFLLLIAADGIGLVVKNPAPGLPVALGHFTSFPVIMALIGLAAIFGLEKRRVPGGILLTIIAISVVGLIFDPAVTYQGLFAMPSLKDANGQSAMFSLDIMGALQPVVLPSVLALVMTAVFDATGTIRAVAGQANLLDKDGQIINGGRALTTDSVSSLFAGLVGASPAAVYIESAAGTAAGGKTGLTAVVVGLLFLLILFMSPLAYLVPAYATAPALMYVGLLMLSNVAKIDFNDFVDAMSGLVTAVFIVLTCNIVTGIMLGFGSLVIGRVFAGEWRKLNVGTVVIAIALVAFYAGGWAI; encoded by the coding sequence ATGTCTGGCGAATCACGCCCGGCCAGTGGAAAACTGGACGCTTGGTTTAACATTTCAGCACGTGGCAGCAGCGTGCGCCAGGAAGTACTGGCAGGATTGACCACCTTTTTAGCCATGGTCTACTCCGTCATCGTGGTGCCTGGCATGCTCGGCAAAGCGGGTTTCTCGCCGACGGCTGTGTTTGTTGCCACCTGTCTGGTCGCCAGTTTTGGATCGATCATTATGGGGTTATGGGCCAATCTGCCAATGGCGATTGGTTGCGCTATCTCGCTCACCGCTTTTACTGCGTTCAGCCTTGTGCTGGGGCAGCATATCAGCGTGCCGGTTGCGTTGGGCGCTGTGTTCCTGATGGGCTTGTTGTTCACTTTGATTTCGGTGACGGGCATTCGTGCATGGATTTTACGTAACCTGCCGATGGGCGTTGCGCACGGTACGGGTGTTGGTATCGGCTTGTTCCTGCTGTTGATCGCCGCCGACGGGATTGGTTTAGTGGTGAAAAACCCGGCACCGGGCTTACCGGTTGCGCTTGGCCACTTCACTTCGTTTCCGGTGATCATGGCGTTGATTGGTCTGGCCGCGATCTTTGGTCTGGAAAAACGTCGTGTTCCCGGCGGCATTTTGCTGACTATCATTGCGATTTCCGTGGTGGGTTTGATTTTTGATCCCGCTGTGACCTATCAAGGGCTGTTTGCCATGCCAAGCCTGAAAGATGCCAATGGCCAATCCGCCATGTTTAGCCTTGATATCATGGGAGCGCTGCAACCGGTGGTGCTGCCGAGTGTATTGGCACTGGTGATGACGGCAGTATTCGACGCCACCGGCACTATTCGCGCGGTCGCGGGCCAGGCCAATCTGCTGGACAAAGATGGGCAGATCATTAACGGCGGTCGCGCATTAACGACTGACTCCGTCAGCAGCCTGTTTGCAGGGTTAGTCGGTGCTTCGCCAGCGGCGGTGTACATCGAATCTGCCGCAGGTACCGCCGCCGGGGGCAAAACCGGCCTGACGGCCGTTGTGGTTGGCCTGCTGTTCCTGCTGATTCTGTTTATGTCTCCACTGGCCTATCTGGTGCCAGCCTACGCAACGGCACCGGCACTGATGTACGTGGGCCTGTTGATGCTGAGCAACGTGGCAAAAATCGACTTCAATGATTTTGTCGATGCGATGTCGGGTTTGGTGACGGCGGTCTTCATCGTGCTGACCTGCAACATCGTCACCGGCATTATGCTGGGCTTCGGTTCCCTGGTGATTGGTCGCGTGTTTGCCGGTGAGTGGCGCAAACTGAATGTTGGCACGGTAGTGATTGCCATTGCGTTGGTGGCATTCTACGCCGGTGGCTGGGCCATCTGA
- the soxR gene encoding redox-sensitive transcriptional activator SoxR, which translates to MKKERNYPKPVLTPGEVAKRSGVAVSALHFYETKGLIFSSRNGGNQRRYSRDVLRRVAIIKIAQRIGIPLATVSDSLMHVPANKRMSTQEWDALTQHWREELDKRIETLTRLRNDLDGCIGCGCLSMRDCPLRNPGDRLAQQGSGAVLLDPEQDEPKS; encoded by the coding sequence ATGAAAAAAGAACGCAATTACCCAAAGCCCGTTTTGACACCCGGAGAAGTGGCGAAACGCAGTGGCGTGGCGGTGTCAGCGCTGCATTTCTATGAAACCAAAGGGTTAATTTTTAGCTCACGCAATGGCGGTAATCAGCGGCGCTACAGTCGTGATGTGCTGAGGCGCGTGGCGATTATCAAGATCGCGCAGCGCATTGGCATTCCACTGGCGACAGTGAGTGACAGTTTGATGCACGTGCCGGCGAATAAACGCATGTCAACGCAAGAGTGGGATGCGTTGACGCAGCACTGGCGCGAAGAGCTGGATAAGCGCATTGAGACGCTGACGCGCCTGCGCAACGATCTTGACGGCTGCATTGGCTGTGGCTGTTTGTCGATGCGGGATTGTCCGCTGCGCAACCCCGGAGACCGTCTGGCGCAGCAAGGGTCCGGTGCGGTGTTACTCGATCCCGAACAGGATGAGCCAAAAAGTTGA
- a CDS encoding YjcB family protein, producing MATLTTSLIVMRWELLSAVMMFFASTMKIRLRQNSHHVMALMCGGIGVGMSCWFVTGLLGITLSMENLHNFMEISKNAFIQVMSQTPADWPMP from the coding sequence ATGGCTACTTTAACTACCAGCTTAATCGTCATGCGTTGGGAGCTGCTTAGCGCCGTTATGATGTTCTTCGCGAGCACCATGAAAATTAGATTGCGCCAAAACAGTCACCACGTGATGGCATTGATGTGCGGCGGTATTGGTGTTGGCATGTCCTGCTGGTTCGTTACAGGCTTACTGGGCATTACCCTGAGCATGGAAAATCTGCACAACTTCATGGAAATCTCGAAGAACGCCTTTATTCAGGTGATGAGCCAGACGCCTGCTGATTGGCCGATGCCTTAA
- a CDS encoding transposase encodes MRKSRYSEEQITNAIKASETGVKVREICEELGISEATFYSWKKKFSGLSSEEGRKIKELEDKLQNLSRELQSLSSDKEMLQSVLKNFFTTNEKRQAVNFLQTTFDIGTRRSCRLLDISRSVYHYPSGSDNH; translated from the coding sequence ATGAGAAAGTCACGATATAGCGAAGAGCAAATCACAAATGCCATTAAAGCTTCTGAAACAGGAGTGAAAGTCAGGGAGATTTGTGAGGAGCTAGGCATCTCAGAGGCAACCTTCTATAGCTGGAAGAAAAAGTTCTCCGGACTTTCTTCCGAAGAAGGTAGAAAAATCAAAGAATTGGAGGATAAGCTGCAGAACCTTTCCCGCGAGTTGCAGTCGTTGAGTTCCGACAAGGAGATGCTGCAAAGCGTATTGAAAAACTTCTTCACCACAAATGAAAAACGTCAGGCCGTTAACTTCCTGCAAACTACCTTCGACATTGGCACCCGTCGCAGCTGTCGCTTGCTGGATATTAGCCGTAGCGTTTACCACTATCCTTCAGGTTCCGATAATCACTAA
- a CDS encoding polysaccharide biosynthesis C-terminal domain-containing protein: protein MKLSVMSNAAWMMSEKLVSVFGVIFVTSYVAKSFGPTIFGQMAFSTSLFSMVQTVAIFGTETILFKRISKSAPKGLRLMTVARNMRLVLLLLTSIPVLIWVWYNMQENFLAFALASFISSVFVTQDTFSVYNNARLASRLNTVANSIGLLLGFALSFTIAWLHLNPLWLTLSIVAVTLVPYVIKRFNFYRENQDLAPPQEKRNTYLRYLLYAGLPLAISSIFISVQVKAAQMFLAGIASARDLGLFAAANTISASWIFIPVAIITSCFSEIFRERGAAAIKLTARLNGYVMGVSLLLLAVIALYGEKIIIALYGHEYTQSGSLITLLSLATCFSAMGTVAYRYMVKEGGFNYLLKKIVCLMVISLPLSWWLIQSYGIMGAAWSVFISELLSLTVMNYFFNNGVIQKIQVSSLNYKTYK, encoded by the coding sequence ATGAAATTGAGCGTAATGTCTAATGCCGCCTGGATGATGTCTGAGAAGCTCGTCTCGGTGTTTGGCGTCATATTTGTGACCTCCTACGTGGCAAAATCCTTTGGCCCAACCATCTTCGGCCAAATGGCGTTTTCTACTTCGTTATTCTCGATGGTGCAAACCGTGGCGATTTTTGGCACGGAAACCATCCTCTTTAAACGCATCAGCAAAAGTGCGCCCAAAGGCCTGCGCCTGATGACCGTGGCGCGCAATATGCGGTTAGTGTTGTTACTGCTGACATCGATCCCGGTGTTGATTTGGGTGTGGTACAACATGCAGGAAAACTTCCTCGCGTTTGCCCTGGCCTCGTTTATTTCATCGGTGTTTGTCACTCAGGATACGTTCAGCGTGTATAACAACGCGCGACTGGCTTCACGGTTAAATACCGTGGCCAACTCAATTGGTCTGCTGCTGGGCTTTGCCTTGAGTTTCACCATCGCCTGGCTACATCTCAATCCGTTGTGGCTGACCCTGTCTATTGTGGCCGTTACGCTGGTGCCCTACGTCATTAAGCGTTTCAACTTCTATCGGGAAAACCAGGATCTGGCACCCCCTCAGGAGAAGCGCAATACCTATCTGCGCTATCTGCTGTATGCCGGATTGCCACTGGCTATCTCCAGCATCTTTATTTCTGTACAGGTAAAAGCGGCACAGATGTTCCTTGCGGGGATTGCCTCAGCGCGCGATCTCGGCCTGTTTGCTGCGGCAAATACAATCTCGGCGTCCTGGATTTTTATTCCGGTAGCCATCATCACTTCCTGTTTCTCGGAGATATTCCGGGAGCGCGGAGCTGCCGCCATCAAGCTCACTGCGCGGCTGAACGGCTATGTTATGGGTGTTTCATTGTTGTTGTTAGCGGTGATCGCGCTGTATGGCGAAAAAATAATCATCGCTTTGTATGGTCACGAGTACACACAGTCAGGAAGTCTCATTACGTTACTGTCGTTAGCAACCTGCTTTTCGGCAATGGGAACCGTGGCGTATCGCTACATGGTGAAAGAGGGCGGGTTCAACTATCTGCTGAAGAAGATTGTCTGCCTGATGGTGATTAGCCTGCCATTGTCTTGGTGGCTGATCCAGAGCTACGGCATCATGGGTGCCGCCTGGAGCGTCTTCATCTCTGAACTCCTGTCCCTCACCGTAATGAATTACTTCTTCAATAACGGCGTCATTCAGAAGATTCAAGTTTCCTCACTCAACTACAAAACCTACAAATGA
- a CDS encoding ATP-grasp fold amidoligase family protein has product MLKLKDELRRSVQYFIKKMPWAYQDRIYYFHKFRKLPNLRQPKVFNEKVLYRKFVFGDYQIYGRLSDKYSVREYIAEKVGSEYLIPLVYETSDPHSLHTLPSWKNTVIKPNHASNMVEILLEEPDALKKQQIISDCHRWLKTDFANEAREIHYRYIKPRILVEKYIGDGKTAPIDYKFHMFNKRDGNFEYVLQVIYNRCNPLLSMNFYVNNLNEAYHKIRDTGLDVSPQMAQLQHALALSKTLASDFDYVRVDWYIDGEQIYFGELTFTPGAGLVTGLDRGLNQMMGDMWIQDRRGTQRPGVTVPEVALPAVLKKI; this is encoded by the coding sequence ATGCTCAAGTTGAAAGATGAACTCAGAAGAAGTGTGCAGTATTTCATCAAGAAGATGCCCTGGGCTTACCAGGATCGCATCTACTATTTTCACAAGTTCCGCAAACTGCCGAACCTGCGCCAGCCTAAAGTCTTCAATGAAAAAGTGCTGTACCGTAAATTCGTGTTTGGTGACTACCAGATTTACGGGCGTTTATCGGATAAATACTCCGTACGCGAGTACATCGCCGAGAAGGTGGGCAGCGAATACTTGATCCCGCTGGTGTATGAGACCAGCGATCCTCACTCGCTGCATACGCTGCCGAGCTGGAAGAACACGGTCATCAAACCCAATCATGCCTCCAACATGGTAGAGATTCTGTTGGAAGAGCCGGATGCGTTGAAGAAGCAGCAGATTATCAGTGACTGCCATCGTTGGTTGAAAACCGATTTTGCCAATGAGGCGCGTGAAATCCACTATCGCTACATTAAGCCGCGAATTTTGGTGGAGAAGTACATTGGTGATGGTAAAACGGCGCCGATTGATTATAAGTTCCACATGTTCAACAAGCGTGACGGCAACTTTGAGTATGTGTTGCAGGTGATCTACAACCGATGTAACCCCTTACTGTCGATGAACTTTTACGTTAACAACCTCAATGAGGCGTATCACAAAATCCGTGATACCGGCCTGGATGTGTCTCCACAGATGGCACAGCTTCAGCATGCTTTAGCGTTAAGTAAAACGCTGGCAAGTGACTTCGATTACGTGCGCGTGGACTGGTACATCGACGGGGAACAGATTTACTTCGGTGAGCTGACGTTCACACCGGGGGCGGGATTGGTCACTGGGCTGGATCGTGGGTTAAACCAGATGATGGGTGATATGTGGATTCAAGATCGCCGCGGTACGCAGAGACCGGGTGTCACGGTTCCGGAAGTGGCTCTTCCCGCCGTTTTGAAGAAAATTTGA
- a CDS encoding LrgB family protein has translation MADFMISVLCLVLTLLVYFLNKRLYRRKQTLLLMPLVMTPVVLVALLLLTHVSWKDYIAESHWLIWLLGPATLAFAVPVYENLEIIKRHWLSLSVGVLTATLVAVCSSVWLARLLMLPETIQRSLAVRSITTPFALAAALPIGGQPDLVALFVVITGVFGMAVGDVLFLRIAIKQGVAKGAGFGAASHGAGTARAYQLGQQEGVVSSLVMMLSGVVTVILAPLLSHLLWAA, from the coding sequence ATGGCTGATTTCATGATTAGCGTGCTGTGTCTGGTGTTGACGCTGCTGGTCTATTTCCTCAACAAACGACTCTATCGCCGCAAACAGACCTTATTGCTGATGCCATTGGTGATGACGCCGGTGGTGCTGGTGGCGCTGCTGCTGCTCACGCATGTCAGCTGGAAGGATTACATCGCTGAGAGCCACTGGCTGATCTGGCTGTTGGGCCCCGCAACCCTGGCATTTGCGGTGCCGGTGTATGAAAACCTGGAGATCATTAAGCGCCACTGGCTGTCATTAAGTGTTGGCGTACTGACCGCGACGCTGGTGGCGGTGTGCAGTTCGGTGTGGCTGGCGCGTTTGCTGATGCTACCGGAAACCATCCAGCGTAGCCTGGCGGTACGCTCAATAACCACGCCGTTTGCGCTGGCGGCAGCCTTACCGATTGGCGGCCAACCTGATTTGGTGGCGCTGTTTGTGGTGATCACCGGGGTGTTTGGTATGGCGGTGGGTGATGTGCTGTTTCTGCGCATCGCGATCAAGCAAGGTGTGGCGAAAGGCGCCGGCTTTGGTGCCGCCTCACACGGTGCGGGCACCGCACGCGCTTATCAATTAGGTCAGCAAGAGGGCGTGGTTTCAAGCCTGGTGATGATGCTGTCCGGTGTTGTGACGGTGATTCTGGCTCCGCTGTTGAGCCATCTGCTGTGGGCGGCATAA
- a CDS encoding LysR family transcriptional regulator, with the protein MDVRALRYFTEVVRQQSFTRAAEKLYVTQPTISKMLRQLEEELGCTLLLRDGRKLHLTDSGQAVYQRGLAILQEFHQLEAQIGDINELKTGELRLGIPPMVGMQIAGSISAFRRRYPGVQLKIVESGGLTVQQAVLNGGLDIALTALPVDTDLPLKTLELMRHPLCVLLPRNAQWLNRSSLGLAELAAHPLLILNEEFSLNRQLMKAFQRQGLTPQIAVRSAQWDFLAAMVQAEMGLAILPEPICQRLDKQSLLWLPLESELQWSLGLIWREGSYLSRSAQAWIECCREHWPDNPPRLSV; encoded by the coding sequence ATGGACGTCCGTGCCCTGCGCTATTTCACCGAAGTGGTACGCCAGCAAAGCTTCACCCGTGCAGCGGAAAAGCTGTATGTCACACAGCCCACTATCAGCAAAATGCTGCGCCAGTTGGAAGAGGAACTCGGTTGCACACTGCTGCTGCGTGACGGGCGGAAGCTGCATCTTACCGATAGTGGTCAGGCCGTCTATCAACGTGGGCTCGCCATTCTGCAGGAGTTTCATCAGCTTGAAGCGCAAATTGGTGACATCAATGAGCTGAAAACCGGTGAACTGCGCTTAGGCATCCCACCGATGGTCGGTATGCAAATCGCCGGTTCAATTTCCGCTTTTCGCCGCCGCTATCCCGGCGTACAACTTAAAATTGTGGAGTCTGGTGGATTAACCGTACAGCAAGCGGTACTGAATGGTGGACTGGATATTGCACTCACGGCGCTGCCAGTCGATACCGATTTACCGCTGAAGACACTGGAGTTGATGCGCCACCCGCTTTGTGTGCTGCTGCCGCGTAATGCGCAATGGCTAAATCGCAGCAGTCTGGGTCTGGCGGAACTGGCGGCTCATCCGCTGTTGATCCTCAACGAAGAGTTCTCGCTCAATCGCCAGCTGATGAAGGCGTTTCAGCGCCAGGGACTGACGCCGCAGATTGCGGTGCGCAGCGCGCAGTGGGATTTCCTCGCCGCGATGGTACAGGCAGAGATGGGGCTGGCGATTCTGCCGGAACCGATTTGCCAGCGACTGGATAAGCAGTCGCTGCTGTGGCTGCCGCTGGAATCGGAGTTACAGTGGAGTCTGGGATTGATTTGGCGTGAAGGCAGTTATCTGTCGCGCAGTGCGCAGGCGTGGATTGAGTGCTGCCGCGAGCATTGGCCGGATAATCCGCCGAGGTTATCGGTATAA
- a CDS encoding CidA/LrgA family protein encodes MALALSPRRTDILQRVFVPLQLVLYIGLFIASDKLVSWLHLPLPANVVGMVLLLLLIMTRIVPLRWVKAGSNWLLAEMLLFFIPAVVAVVNYSDLLRTEGWRICVVIAVSTLLVLAATSLVVDRLYRFELARAARKQAHHG; translated from the coding sequence ATGGCGCTTGCATTGAGTCCGCGCAGAACGGACATCCTGCAACGTGTGTTCGTGCCATTGCAGTTGGTGCTGTATATCGGCCTGTTTATCGCCAGCGACAAACTGGTGAGTTGGCTGCATCTGCCACTGCCCGCTAACGTGGTGGGCATGGTGTTATTGCTGCTGCTGATCATGACACGCATCGTGCCGCTGCGGTGGGTGAAAGCCGGGTCGAACTGGCTATTGGCGGAAATGCTGCTGTTCTTTATTCCTGCGGTGGTGGCGGTGGTGAATTACAGTGATTTGTTGCGCACTGAAGGCTGGCGTATCTGCGTGGTGATTGCAGTCAGTACCCTGCTGGTGCTGGCGGCCACGTCGCTGGTGGTGGATCGCTTATATCGATTTGAACTGGCGCGTGCAGCGCGTAAGCAGGCGCATCATGGCTGA
- a CDS encoding glutathione S-transferase family protein, with translation MITVHHLENSRSHRVLWLLEELSVPYQIKRYQREKSLLAPEALKKVHPLGKSPVITDGNRVIAESGAILEYLQQKYDSEHLLVLTDEDEQIQARYWLHYAEGSLMPLLLMKLVFGQLGKKPVPWLLRPAGAALSKGIQKAWLNKQLQLHGGVIEQHLSQHRYFAGSRFSIADVQMSFPLLALQTRGSQQEMPAITRWLEEMQQRAAWQRAVEQGGPIALT, from the coding sequence ATGATCACCGTACACCATCTGGAAAATTCCCGTTCGCACCGTGTGTTATGGCTACTGGAAGAGCTGTCGGTGCCCTATCAAATCAAGCGCTATCAACGTGAAAAGAGCTTGCTGGCACCGGAAGCGTTGAAGAAAGTGCACCCGCTGGGTAAGTCGCCGGTGATCACGGACGGTAATCGCGTGATTGCGGAATCAGGTGCGATTCTGGAGTACCTGCAGCAAAAATATGACAGTGAGCATCTGTTGGTACTGACCGACGAGGATGAGCAGATCCAGGCACGTTACTGGCTGCATTATGCCGAAGGTTCACTGATGCCGTTGTTGCTGATGAAACTGGTTTTTGGGCAGTTAGGGAAAAAGCCGGTGCCGTGGCTGTTACGTCCCGCAGGTGCCGCGCTGAGCAAGGGCATCCAGAAAGCCTGGCTGAATAAACAGCTGCAACTGCATGGTGGCGTCATTGAGCAGCATCTCAGTCAACATCGCTATTTCGCGGGCTCGCGCTTCAGCATCGCGGATGTACAAATGAGCTTCCCGCTGCTGGCCCTGCAGACGCGGGGATCACAACAAGAGATGCCCGCTATCACACGCTGGTTGGAGGAGATGCAGCAGCGCGCCGCCTGGCAACGTGCGGTTGAGCAGGGCGGCCCGATCGCATTGACGTAG